In Xenopus laevis strain J_2021 chromosome 2S, Xenopus_laevis_v10.1, whole genome shotgun sequence, a genomic segment contains:
- the LOC108708879 gene encoding vacuolar protein sorting-associated protein 37D — protein MNPGSRSHSSPEQKSAKPGVTRSHTSSEVAKSAAHPDPSSEAANGGGSSPSDRFGALNTEQLRQLLQDEGKLQRIVRLSEQVQSLQVERKASLASNFELAQKNLSLRPRLETGKANLAIKYQLLRETCASCRGKLRKIQCLLQECNPHVALSHLQEELQSTEAECEALSQLFLEGSLPLLVFLDSYHLLRAQCHIRRIQNEKLLELLGETLDQDTPPQTQELTAERELPPQSNKISSDQNIPPKLQELPPQSRKLPPKQALPQPQATKLPSNRDPKVKPRDVAPGGQQPSRPRELPIQISKLPPDRKLPSNPKEKPHNPRDQNPQACAQPIPSPAAPSQMPPALFRLPPLPCGMSPALLIPAEVLSTFQGQSAQSPRCLPPLGCPNAQQQQQPPRAPLRFITRIYFLSTRHLRVLSRAQRQQQQHPPKR, from the exons ATGAACCCGGGGAGCCGCTCCCATTCGTCCCCGGAGCAAAAAAGCGCTAAACCGGGTGTCACGCGAAGCCACACATCCTCGGAGGTCGCCAAGTCTGCCGCCCACCCCGATCCTTCCTCGGAGGCCGCTAACGGCGGCGGCTCCAGCCCATCGGACCGGTTCGGGGCGCTGAACACGGAGCAGCTCCGGCAGCTGTTACAGGACGAGGGGAAATTACAGCGTATTGTCCGGCTGAGCGAGCAG GTGCAATCGCTTCAAGTGGAGAGGAAAGCTTCTCTGGCTTCTAACTTTGAACTTGCTCAGAAAAACCTCTCCCTTCGCCCGCGTCTGGAAACTGGGAAAGCCAACCTGGCTATCAAGTATCAGCTGCTGCGGGAGACGTGCGCGTCCTGTCGAGGGAAGCTACGAAAGATCC agTGCCTCTTGCAGGAATGTAACCCCCACGTTGCACTCAGTCACCTACAGGAGGAGCTACAGAGCACAGAGGCAGAATGTGAG gCCCTTTCCCAGCTGTTCCTGGAGGGTTCCCTCCCTCTCCTTGTTTTCTTGGATTCTTATCACTTGCTTCGGGCTCAGTGTCACATCCGCAGAATCCAGAATGAGAAGCTGCTTGAGCTTTTGGGAGAGACTCTAGACCAGGACACACCTCCTCAAACCCAGGAACTGACTGCTGAACGGGAATTGCCCCCTCAGTCCAACAAAATATCCTCTGACCAGAACATCCCCCCAAAGCTTCAGGAACTTCCTCCACAGTCCAGGAAACTTCCCCCCAAGCAAGCCTTGCCCCAACCTCAAGCCACCAAATTGCCATCCAACCGGGACCCTAAAGTGAAGCCTCGTGATGTGGCTCCAGGGGGGCAACAGCCTTCCCGACCCCGAGAACTTCCTATCCAGATTAGTAAACTTCCCCCTGACCGGAAATTGCCTTCTAACCCCAAGGAAAAGCCCCACAATCCAAGAGATCAGAACCCACAGGCCTGTGCTCAACCCATTCCTTCCCCTGCTGCTCCCTCACAGATGCCCCCTGCTTTGTTTCGTCTGCCTCCTTTGCCATGTGGAATGTCACCTGCGCTGCTAATACCAGCAGAGGTGCTCTCTACCTTTCAGGGTCAATCTGCCCAGTCCCCTAGATGCCTCCCACCACTGGGGTGTCCTAATGCTCAGCAGCAACAACAGCCCCCACGGGCCCCTCTGCGCTTCATTACTCGCATCTACTTCCTGAGCACTCGGCACCTCAGGGTGCTGTCCAGAGCCcaacggcagcagcagcagcaccctcCGAAGCGATAA